The window agattgatCGACTGCTCGTGGAGGTAGTAGCTGCAAAAAGGCTACTGTAAGATTCAGCGAGGGCGATGAGGTTCTGGTTGTTTTTCCTATCAAATGCTTTCGTAGCCGCGGTCGCCTTTTCACAGATGACTACAAAGACCGATGAGGAAGCTCGAAAATCAGCAGCTGGCGCAAATCTACCTTTCTTCACGGTGTTTGTTTCTGACATTAACACGAACCTGGCGGCTTATAATTCCTTCATGGAAAGCAACAACATGAAATTGCCCCAGGCGGTTGCGGACTACTATTTTCATGTGATTCGACTTTCTCAGACGGCTGACTTGGAAAAGGATGTGGCTTCTAGCTTTCCGTTCACGCAGTTCAAAACCTTTATCACTAAATTTCCCTGGTACGATAGCCTTCTGCAACGGGCATCTGTATCAACGCTGTACGTTCCTCAAGATTTTGTTAGTAGTGCCACCGCTGGCGCTCAATTGGGAACGTCAACATCCAAAGTATCGACTACTTCCTCGGGAACTGCCGAAACGGCTCTCGACTCTTCGAATGCTGCACCTGGCGTTAATAAAGGACATATTACGCTTCTCTTGGTGATTTGTGGATTCATTCTTTAAAGGTTATGTTTAGATTCGGCTGTCATTCCCtgtaaagtttcttcaactttcATCAcccatttcatcaaactttCATCCTTTAACTTTTCCTTTATCAGGCGTCTAGATACCCtaatttttgatgaagagacgGCTGCACTTCTGATATCAGTTAGATCGCATttcgttttcttcttgcctgTGTCACCTTGTTTATGTATGTCAATAGATGATTCTACTGTTTTTTCCTGATTAATATCTTTTTCTAAAGAAATGTTGTTTGTCTTGACCAAAACATTATTTTGAATTAATTTATCACAGTTTATTTCTTTCGGAACGTTACGTTCTTCAGGAGCAATTGAAGtaatcaatgaagatgtttTGTGAATCTTTGCGAGTTCGGGTTCTTGCGCCAGTTCCACTTCACTTCCTGCCATTGTATGTGCTTGTGGCATCGCATAACCCTTCAATCCCAAGTGTGCGACAAATTGGTCGACGCTATTGGTCTGCAGAGGTCTCTCCCGACACTCAGCTAACTGCACGTCTTCCAAAGTAACTTCCACTCCTTCGCTCAAATGCTGGTTTGGGGCTATCGTGCTCGCAGTTGGTTGAAGAGGCAGCCTTTCTTGCTGGATTGCCATTACACGTCCCAGTGA of the Torulaspora delbrueckii CBS 1146 chromosome 7, complete genome genome contains:
- the AFB1 gene encoding Afb1p (similar to Saccharomyces cerevisiae YLR040C; ancestral locus Anc_2.398), which produces MRFWLFFLSNAFVAAVAFSQMTTKTDEEARKSAAGANLPFFTVFVSDINTNLAAYNSFMESNNMKLPQAVADYYFHVIRLSQTADLEKDVASSFPFTQFKTFITKFPWYDSLLQRASVSTLYVPQDFVSSATAGAQLGTSTSKVSTTSSGTAETALDSSNAAPGVNKGHITLLLVICGFIL